The following coding sequences are from one Roseburia hominis A2-183 window:
- the uxuA gene encoding mannonate dehydratase, protein MEMTLRWYGSKFDTVTLEQIRQIPGVTGVITTLYDTAPGEVWSRERIAALKAEVAAAGLHISGIESVNVHDAIKTGAPDRDLYIDHYIETLENLGKEDIHLVCYNFMPVFDWTRTELARKRPDGSTVLAYTQEAVDALDPEKMFESIAGDTNGSIMPGWEPERMAHIKELFAMYKDIDDEKLFANLKYFLERIMPVCDKYDINMAIHPDDPAWSVFGLPRIIINKKNILRMMSMVDNPHNGVTFCSGSYGTNLENDLPDMIRSLKGRIHFAHVRNLKFNSPTDFEEAAHLSSDGTFDMYEIMRALYEIGFDGPIRPDHGRMIWGEVAMPGYGLYDRALGATYLNGLWEAIEKGAARYEAK, encoded by the coding sequence ATGGAAATGACTTTAAGATGGTACGGTTCCAAATTTGACACCGTCACCTTAGAGCAGATCAGACAGATTCCGGGCGTGACCGGAGTCATCACCACCCTCTACGATACCGCACCGGGTGAGGTCTGGAGCAGAGAGCGCATCGCCGCATTAAAGGCGGAAGTTGCTGCCGCAGGACTTCATATTTCCGGTATCGAGAGCGTCAACGTCCACGACGCCATCAAAACCGGCGCACCGGACCGTGATCTCTACATCGATCACTACATTGAGACACTGGAAAATCTCGGAAAAGAAGATATCCATCTCGTATGCTATAACTTCATGCCTGTTTTCGACTGGACCCGCACGGAACTCGCCAGAAAGCGTCCGGACGGTTCTACTGTCCTCGCTTACACCCAGGAGGCTGTGGATGCCCTCGATCCGGAGAAAATGTTTGAGTCCATCGCCGGGGATACCAACGGCAGCATCATGCCGGGCTGGGAGCCGGAGCGCATGGCGCACATCAAAGAGCTTTTTGCCATGTACAAGGACATTGACGATGAAAAATTGTTTGCCAACCTGAAGTATTTTCTGGAGCGCATCATGCCGGTGTGCGACAAGTATGACATCAACATGGCAATCCATCCGGACGATCCTGCCTGGAGCGTATTTGGTCTTCCGCGCATCATCATCAACAAGAAAAACATTCTCCGCATGATGAGCATGGTCGACAATCCGCACAACGGTGTAACTTTCTGCTCCGGTTCCTACGGAACCAACCTGGAGAACGATCTGCCGGATATGATCCGTTCCTTAAAGGGACGTATCCATTTTGCCCATGTGCGCAATCTGAAATTCAACAGCCCGACAGACTTTGAGGAAGCCGCACATCTCTCTTCAGACGGCACTTTTGATATGTATGAAATCATGCGTGCCCTCTACGAGATCGGTTTTGACGGTCCGATCCGTCCGGACCACGGACGTATGATCTGGGGCGAAGTCGCTATGCCGGGTTACGGCCTTTATGACCGCGCACTTGGCGCCACCTACCTGAACGGACTTTGGGAAGCAATTGAGAAAGGAGCTGCACGCTATGAAGCTAAATAA
- a CDS encoding alpha-glucosidase, which yields MKKKWWHDKVAYQIYPKSFLDTNGDGIGDLRGIISKLDYLKELGIDIIWLSPIYKSPFVDQGYDISDYYAIAQEFGTMEEFDELLAEAKKRGMYIVMDLVVNHCSDQHEWFKKALADPDGEYADYFYFVKGKDGREPSNYRSYFGGNAWEPVPGTDKYYLHMFAKEQPDLNWENPVLRQKIYDMVNWWLAKGLAGFRIDAIINIKKDTAFPSFPPDGDDGLASCVKMVEEVQGVGALLEDLKHATFEKWDAFTVAEVFNMKEDELPEFIGDDGHFSTMFDFSAHELTYGEHGWYDSKPIEFKKWRDTLFASQLKLQKAGFAANIIENHDEPRGASRYLPEHARNEAGKKMLGTTSILLRGIPFIYQGQEIGMTNCIRNDISEYDDISTKDQYQVAIDAGCSREEALRCCYENSRDNARTPMQWTDDENAGFTDGTPWLAMNPNYRQINVREQEARTDSVLAYYRRLVHLRKADAYRETFTYGIFEPAYQEMADVFAYYRVSGESGQRILVAANFGTDAVSLTLAYPCRQVLLSNLRAESAVETACEKANALTLGSCEVAVIELG from the coding sequence ATGAAGAAAAAATGGTGGCACGATAAAGTGGCATATCAGATTTATCCGAAGAGCTTTCTGGATACGAACGGGGACGGAATCGGGGATCTGCGGGGAATTATCTCGAAGCTGGACTATTTGAAAGAGCTTGGCATTGACATCATCTGGCTCTCTCCGATTTATAAATCTCCCTTTGTGGATCAGGGGTATGACATTTCCGACTACTACGCGATCGCGCAGGAATTCGGAACGATGGAGGAGTTTGACGAGCTGCTTGCCGAGGCAAAAAAGAGAGGCATGTACATTGTGATGGATCTGGTGGTGAATCACTGTTCCGACCAGCATGAATGGTTCAAAAAGGCGCTGGCAGATCCGGATGGGGAATATGCGGATTACTTCTACTTTGTGAAGGGAAAAGACGGCAGGGAGCCGAGCAATTACCGCTCGTATTTTGGCGGAAATGCGTGGGAGCCGGTGCCGGGAACAGACAAATATTACCTGCACATGTTCGCAAAAGAGCAGCCGGATTTAAACTGGGAAAATCCTGTCCTTCGTCAGAAGATCTACGATATGGTGAACTGGTGGCTGGCGAAGGGACTTGCCGGATTCCGCATCGATGCAATCATCAACATCAAAAAAGACACGGCATTTCCGTCATTCCCGCCGGATGGAGACGACGGACTTGCCTCCTGTGTGAAGATGGTTGAGGAAGTGCAGGGAGTCGGCGCGCTTTTAGAGGACTTAAAACATGCAACCTTTGAAAAATGGGATGCATTTACCGTGGCGGAAGTTTTTAACATGAAGGAGGACGAACTGCCGGAGTTCATCGGGGATGACGGGCATTTTTCCACCATGTTTGATTTTTCCGCACATGAGCTGACCTACGGAGAACACGGCTGGTATGACAGCAAACCAATCGAATTCAAAAAATGGCGCGATACGCTGTTTGCATCCCAGTTAAAATTGCAGAAGGCGGGATTCGCGGCGAACATTATTGAGAATCACGACGAGCCGCGCGGAGCGAGCCGCTATCTGCCGGAGCATGCAAGAAATGAAGCCGGGAAAAAGATGCTGGGAACCACATCCATTCTGCTCCGCGGCATCCCGTTTATCTATCAGGGACAGGAGATCGGCATGACAAATTGCATCCGGAACGACATTTCGGAGTATGACGACATCAGCACGAAGGATCAGTATCAGGTTGCCATTGACGCGGGCTGCAGCAGGGAGGAGGCACTGCGCTGCTGCTACGAGAACAGCAGGGACAATGCCAGAACGCCGATGCAGTGGACGGATGATGAGAATGCCGGATTTACGGACGGAACGCCGTGGCTGGCAATGAATCCGAATTACCGGCAGATCAATGTCAGGGAGCAGGAGGCGCGGACGGATTCGGTGCTTGCCTATTACCGGAGACTGGTGCATCTGCGCAAGGCGGACGCCTACCGGGAAACATTCACCTACGGTATCTTCGAGCCGGCTTACCAGGAAATGGCGGATGTATTTGCGTATTACCGTGTGTCCGGGGAGAGTGGGCAGCGCATACTGGTTGCAGCAAACTTTGGAACGGATGCGGTTTCCCTGACGCTTGCCTATCCGTGCAGGCAGGTACTGCTGTCGAATCTGAGAGCAGAGAGCGCGGTGGAGACGGCATGTGAAAAAGCGAACGCGCTGACACTCGGAAGCTGTGAAGTGGCGGTAATCGAGCTGGGATAG
- a CDS encoding AraC family transcriptional regulator: MNRTSIPAPEQKEHARHGEQLFPLQKYITTLDDLHPSVSAHWHEEAEFTRILSGSGTYQIQLQHYDVAAGDLLFIPPALLHAITVTPREKLCTETYVFHMHFLGASTADICSVQYLTPLATAKLIPPFFFDTRHPLHAALDDLFNDMDALHDAATPGYELLLKADFLRLIALLLPCCSAADEDTRLHMEYTAKLKTVLEYIDAHYAEELSISALASLCYFSEYHFMRFFKRFMGTSCLNYIKNLRLEKAAELLGQDRLTPLDVSLSAGFHNLSYFYREFRKKYGVTPGDFRGAGAREK; this comes from the coding sequence ATGAATAGGACATCCATTCCGGCGCCGGAGCAAAAGGAACACGCCCGGCACGGTGAACAGCTTTTTCCACTGCAAAAATATATCACCACGCTGGACGATCTGCACCCGTCCGTCAGCGCACACTGGCACGAGGAAGCGGAATTTACGCGCATTCTCTCCGGGAGCGGCACCTATCAGATCCAGCTGCAGCACTATGACGTTGCCGCGGGCGATCTCCTCTTCATCCCTCCGGCGCTACTGCACGCAATCACCGTGACGCCCAGAGAGAAGCTTTGCACCGAGACTTATGTTTTTCACATGCATTTTCTCGGCGCCAGCACCGCGGACATCTGCTCCGTGCAGTATCTGACGCCGCTTGCGACAGCAAAGCTGATTCCGCCGTTTTTCTTTGATACCCGTCATCCGCTGCACGCTGCCTTAGATGACCTGTTCAACGATATGGATGCCCTGCACGACGCCGCCACGCCGGGCTATGAGCTGCTGCTGAAGGCTGATTTTCTGCGCCTGATTGCGCTGCTTCTCCCCTGCTGCAGCGCAGCGGATGAGGACACACGGCTCCACATGGAATATACCGCCAAATTAAAAACAGTTCTGGAGTATATTGATGCCCATTATGCGGAGGAGCTTTCCATCTCCGCTCTGGCTTCCCTGTGCTATTTCAGTGAGTATCATTTCATGCGTTTTTTCAAGCGCTTCATGGGTACCTCCTGCTTAAATTACATCAAGAACCTGCGTCTGGAGAAGGCTGCCGAGCTGCTCGGGCAGGACAGGCTTACCCCGCTGGACGTCTCCCTGTCCGCCGGCTTCCACAACCTGTCCTACTTCTACCGGGAATTCCGGAAAAAATACGGCGTGACCCCGGGGGATTTCCGCGGAGCCGGTGCCCGGGAGAAATAG
- a CDS encoding mannitol dehydrogenase family protein — translation MKLNNKGLENKNAWEAAGYALPQYDREAVAARTKQNPFWIHFGAGNIFRAFQANVVQDLLNKGDLDRGLVVAEGYDYEIIEKMNHPHDDYSILVTLKANGTVEKTVVGSVMESLALDSEDDAQFSRLKEIFSADSLQMATFTITEKGYNLYGSDGSFMPAVAADMAAGPQKPASYIGKVASLLYARFLAGEKPIAMVSMDNCSHNGDKLAAAITAFAEGWVKNGLADEAFEAYVKTSGKVSFPWTMIDKITPRPDASIEEILKKDGVEELDPVVTSKNTYVAPFVNAEECQYLVIEDNFPNGRPALEKGGLIFTTRETVDKVEKMKVCTCLNPLHTALAVYGCLLGYNLISEEMKNPSLKKLVEVIGYKEGLPVVINPGILDPKEFIDTVLNVRIPNPFMPDTPQRIATDTSQKLAIRFGETIKAYAAAPSLNVADLKLIPLVFAGWLRYLMGVDDNGNAFTPSPDPMLAEASSYVADVKLGEAFDAKKTLAPILSNAKIWGVDLCALGMDTLVCDYFTELTAGTGAVAATLAKYTA, via the coding sequence ATGAAGCTAAATAACAAAGGATTAGAAAATAAGAACGCATGGGAAGCTGCCGGTTACGCACTTCCGCAGTATGACAGAGAGGCGGTTGCCGCCAGAACAAAGCAGAATCCGTTCTGGATTCATTTCGGAGCCGGCAACATTTTCCGTGCCTTCCAGGCAAATGTGGTACAGGATCTTTTAAACAAGGGAGATCTTGACCGCGGTCTTGTCGTTGCCGAGGGTTACGATTATGAAATTATCGAGAAAATGAATCATCCGCATGACGACTACAGCATTCTTGTCACTTTAAAGGCAAACGGCACCGTTGAGAAAACCGTTGTCGGCAGTGTGATGGAGTCTCTGGCACTCGATTCCGAGGACGATGCACAGTTCTCCCGCCTGAAGGAGATTTTCTCCGCGGACTCCCTGCAGATGGCAACTTTTACCATCACAGAAAAGGGTTACAACCTCTACGGTTCTGACGGCAGCTTCATGCCGGCAGTTGCCGCAGATATGGCAGCAGGTCCGCAAAAGCCGGCCAGCTATATCGGAAAAGTCGCATCTCTTCTGTATGCACGTTTCCTTGCAGGTGAGAAGCCGATCGCCATGGTAAGCATGGATAACTGCTCCCACAACGGAGATAAGCTCGCGGCAGCCATCACAGCATTCGCAGAGGGCTGGGTAAAGAACGGTCTTGCCGATGAGGCATTTGAGGCTTATGTGAAGACTTCCGGCAAGGTATCCTTCCCGTGGACGATGATCGATAAGATCACCCCGCGCCCGGACGCTTCCATCGAGGAGATTTTAAAGAAGGACGGTGTCGAGGAACTGGATCCGGTTGTCACCAGCAAAAACACCTATGTGGCGCCGTTTGTCAACGCAGAGGAATGCCAGTATCTCGTCATCGAAGACAACTTCCCGAACGGTCGTCCGGCTCTGGAAAAGGGCGGTCTGATCTTTACCACACGGGAGACCGTCGACAAAGTCGAGAAAATGAAGGTCTGCACCTGCTTAAACCCGCTTCACACCGCACTTGCTGTTTACGGCTGCCTGCTCGGCTACAACTTAATCTCCGAGGAGATGAAGAATCCTTCTTTAAAGAAGCTTGTTGAAGTGATCGGATATAAAGAGGGACTTCCGGTTGTTATCAATCCGGGCATTCTCGATCCGAAAGAGTTCATCGATACCGTATTAAATGTCCGCATTCCGAATCCGTTTATGCCGGACACACCGCAGCGTATTGCAACCGATACCTCCCAGAAGCTGGCCATCCGTTTCGGCGAGACCATCAAAGCCTATGCGGCAGCTCCTTCTTTGAACGTTGCCGACTTAAAGCTGATCCCGCTTGTATTTGCCGGATGGCTGCGCTACCTGATGGGTGTTGACGACAACGGTAACGCATTCACCCCAAGCCCGGACCCGATGCTTGCAGAAGCGTCCTCCTATGTTGCCGATGTAAAACTCGGCGAGGCTTTCGATGCAAAGAAAACGCTTGCACCGATCCTCTCCAACGCAAAGATCTGGGGCGTTGACCTGTGCGCACTCGGCATGGATACGCTGGTATGCGATTACTTTACCGAGCTTACCGCAGGCACAGGCGCTGTTGCGGCAACCCTTGCAAAATATACCGCTTAA
- a CDS encoding helix-turn-helix transcriptional regulator — MQKNLQTRFSTRQYMLSRDFELYYYNEHYTSKVDTHTHDYYEFYFFMEGDVSIEIEGQRYPLRYGDMVVIPPHRRHRAVVHNHAQAYRRFVFWVSREYASRLMELSPAYGYLMQRAEVSGKNVFHSDVITFNATQFKIFQLIEEMQMERFGREARIPLLVNDLILHLNRMVYEEENPAKVKEQDLYQNLIYYIEEHLEEELSLEKLAGAFFVSRYYVAHVFKEQAGISVHQYILKKRMQASREAILGGENISQVYERFGFRDYSSFYRAFRREYGMSPKEYREERLR, encoded by the coding sequence ATGCAGAAAAATTTACAGACCAGATTCAGCACCAGACAGTACATGCTGTCCCGCGATTTTGAACTATATTATTATAATGAACATTACACGTCAAAAGTGGATACGCACACACACGATTATTATGAGTTCTATTTTTTTATGGAGGGGGACGTCTCGATTGAGATTGAGGGGCAGAGATACCCGCTCCGCTATGGGGATATGGTGGTAATTCCTCCGCACCGCAGGCACCGTGCCGTTGTGCACAACCATGCGCAGGCATACCGCCGGTTCGTGTTCTGGGTCAGCCGGGAATATGCCAGCCGGCTGATGGAACTTTCTCCGGCATACGGCTACCTGATGCAGCGCGCGGAAGTGTCCGGGAAAAATGTGTTTCACAGTGATGTAATTACATTTAACGCCACGCAGTTTAAAATCTTTCAGCTGATTGAGGAGATGCAGATGGAGCGTTTTGGGAGGGAGGCGCGGATACCGCTGCTGGTCAACGATCTGATCCTGCACTTGAACCGGATGGTGTACGAGGAAGAAAATCCCGCCAAGGTAAAGGAGCAGGATCTCTATCAGAATCTGATCTATTATATAGAGGAGCATCTGGAGGAGGAACTGTCGTTGGAAAAACTGGCAGGAGCCTTTTTCGTGAGCCGCTATTATGTGGCGCACGTCTTTAAGGAGCAGGCGGGAATCTCGGTTCACCAGTATATTTTAAAGAAAAGGATGCAGGCGTCCCGGGAGGCGATTTTAGGCGGTGAGAACATCAGCCAGGTGTATGAGCGGTTCGGGTTCCGGGACTATTCCAGCTTTTACCGCGCGTTCCGCCGGGAATATGGCATGTCGCCGAAGGAGTACCGCGAAGAGCGCCTGCGGTAG
- a CDS encoding MGDG synthase family glycosyltransferase codes for MNVLILSCNTGGGHNAAARAVAETFRAHGDEAVVLDYLKLAGEKVSRTVGNVYVETVKIAPGLFGLLYKIGMLVSRLLRRSPVYYVNGKMAVYLAAYLKKHPADVIVMPHLYPAETITYMKRKGMKLPLTVAVMTDYTCIPFWEETDCDYYMIPHESLIPEIVKRGIPEEKLVVTGIPVAAACSEPWGGTPEESAAADTHAHSIVRKKVQQAAKKSLGLEEKQRYILVAGGSMGAGSIDRLIPALLRRIQGEEHLILICGSNQKLEQRMQARFGRDARMTILGSVSNMPVYLHACDIIYTKPGGLTSTEAAVTEIPIVHTKPIPGCETKNRSFFVKKGMSVTAYTEYGLVRKGMQLLHNPGKRNAMQRAQCQGMEKHSAEKIYQFVKTKI; via the coding sequence ATGAATGTACTGATCTTATCATGTAATACAGGCGGTGGCCACAACGCGGCGGCACGCGCGGTTGCGGAGACTTTCCGTGCGCACGGGGACGAGGCGGTGGTGCTGGATTATCTTAAGCTTGCAGGAGAGAAGGTCTCGAGGACGGTCGGTAACGTCTATGTGGAGACGGTAAAGATTGCCCCGGGTCTGTTCGGACTTTTGTATAAGATCGGCATGCTTGTCAGCCGGCTTCTCCGTCGTTCGCCGGTCTATTATGTCAATGGGAAGATGGCAGTCTACCTGGCGGCGTATCTGAAGAAACATCCGGCGGACGTGATTGTCATGCCGCATCTGTATCCGGCGGAAACCATTACCTATATGAAGCGAAAGGGAATGAAGCTTCCGCTCACGGTGGCGGTGATGACGGATTATACCTGTATCCCGTTCTGGGAAGAGACGGACTGCGACTATTATATGATTCCGCACGAGAGTCTGATCCCGGAGATTGTGAAGCGCGGGATTCCGGAAGAAAAGCTGGTGGTGACGGGCATTCCGGTGGCGGCGGCATGCAGTGAGCCGTGGGGTGGTACGCCGGAAGAAAGTGCTGCGGCGGATACACACGCGCACAGCATTGTGCGCAAAAAGGTGCAGCAGGCGGCGAAAAAAAGTCTGGGACTCGAAGAAAAACAGCGGTATATCCTTGTGGCAGGTGGCAGCATGGGAGCGGGATCGATCGACCGGCTGATTCCGGCGTTGCTGAGGCGCATACAAGGGGAGGAGCACCTCATTCTGATCTGCGGCAGCAATCAGAAACTAGAGCAGCGGATGCAGGCACGCTTCGGCAGAGATGCGAGGATGACGATCCTGGGAAGCGTCAGCAACATGCCGGTTTATCTGCATGCGTGTGACATCATTTACACAAAACCCGGCGGACTCACCTCCACGGAGGCCGCAGTGACGGAGATTCCCATTGTCCACACAAAGCCGATACCGGGATGTGAGACAAAGAATCGGAGCTTTTTTGTCAAAAAGGGAATGAGCGTGACCGCATACACGGAATATGGCCTGGTCAGAAAAGGAATGCAGCTGCTTCATAATCCCGGGAAGAGAAACGCGATGCAGAGAGCACAGTGCCAGGGAATGGAAAAACACAGTGCGGAAAAGATATATCAGTTTGTAAAAACAAAAATATAG
- a CDS encoding adenylosuccinate synthase, producing MLTSVTGINWGDEGKGRIVDLLTEKADYVVRYQGGNNAGHTVVTDQGKFVLNLLPSGILHPTAVCVLGNGMVIDPDHLRHEIAMMQYMKVKVDASNLKISDKATICMPFHVRQDVLEEERLSKTGSAFGSTRRGIAYAYGDKYMKKTLRMGDLLELDAPSVQHRLKVIIDSKNLVLENVYNQEPLSYDEIMEWCRSQAEFFKDYICDVGTLLGAAAGQGKNILFEAQLGALRDIDYGIYPFTSSSNTIASYAPIGAGIPGCALDNVVGVMKAYSTCVGEGPFVAETAMGEAWNEKLRESGGEFGAATGRPRRVGPFDAVASRYGIRCQKAQDIALTKLDVLGAFDKIPVITGYRLHGVLLDSFPTDSRLEEAEPVIEELPGWECDISGCRSWKDLPENARKYVCTLEKLVDHPIYLVSTGAERDAYLLRE from the coding sequence ATGTTAACATCAGTGACGGGAATTAACTGGGGCGATGAAGGAAAGGGAAGAATCGTGGATCTTCTCACAGAAAAGGCGGACTATGTTGTCCGTTATCAGGGAGGCAATAACGCCGGGCATACGGTGGTGACGGATCAGGGAAAATTTGTGCTGAATCTGCTTCCGTCCGGTATCCTGCATCCGACGGCAGTCTGTGTGCTGGGAAACGGTATGGTGATCGATCCGGATCATCTGCGCCATGAGATTGCAATGATGCAGTATATGAAAGTAAAAGTGGATGCGTCGAACCTTAAGATTTCAGATAAGGCGACCATCTGCATGCCGTTCCATGTGAGACAGGATGTGCTTGAGGAGGAGCGGCTTTCCAAGACGGGTTCCGCATTCGGATCGACCCGGAGAGGCATCGCCTACGCCTACGGAGATAAATATATGAAAAAGACGCTTCGGATGGGCGATCTGCTGGAACTGGATGCGCCGTCCGTACAGCATCGTTTAAAAGTTATCATCGACAGCAAGAATCTGGTGCTGGAGAATGTATACAATCAGGAACCGCTCTCCTATGATGAGATTATGGAGTGGTGCAGAAGCCAGGCAGAATTTTTCAAAGATTATATCTGCGACGTGGGAACATTGCTCGGTGCTGCTGCCGGTCAAGGGAAAAATATTCTGTTTGAGGCGCAGCTTGGAGCGCTCCGCGATATTGATTATGGCATTTATCCGTTTACATCCAGCTCCAATACAATTGCAAGCTATGCCCCGATCGGTGCCGGTATTCCGGGCTGCGCGCTCGACAACGTGGTAGGCGTCATGAAAGCATATTCCACATGCGTAGGCGAGGGACCGTTTGTAGCGGAGACGGCGATGGGCGAAGCCTGGAATGAAAAATTGCGGGAGAGCGGCGGAGAGTTCGGCGCAGCAACAGGCAGACCGCGCCGTGTCGGACCGTTTGACGCTGTTGCAAGCCGTTACGGCATCCGGTGCCAGAAGGCGCAGGATATTGCACTGACCAAACTGGATGTGCTCGGAGCATTTGATAAAATTCCGGTAATTACGGGATACCGTCTGCACGGTGTGTTGCTTGATTCTTTCCCGACGGACAGCAGACTCGAGGAGGCAGAACCGGTGATCGAGGAACTGCCGGGCTGGGAATGCGATATTTCCGGCTGCAGAAGCTGGAAGGATCTGCCGGAAAATGCCAGAAAATATGTGTGTACACTGGAGAAACTCGTGGATCATCCGATTTATCTGGTATCTACGGGAGCAGAGAGGGATGCGTACCTGCTGCGTGAGTGA
- a CDS encoding glycerol-3-phosphate acyltransferase, whose translation MSSYLGFVIGGYLLGSILFAYVLPKLTRHIDIREMSEDGNPGTYNAFRYGGAVCGTCVLLLELLKGFLPVWLCERTAGLQSLWFAAVMAAPVLGHAYSIYHRGRGGKAIAVSFGVLLGLVPAGIWQPLAMLVLFYLLFSLLLKIKSHVRRSIVTYLCFAAGTCLAVEERPVLIGGLLIAETVIYRHTFGCPGEEKNECTDLIM comes from the coding sequence ATGAGTAGTTATCTGGGATTTGTGATCGGCGGCTATCTTCTGGGAAGCATTTTATTTGCTTATGTGCTTCCGAAGCTGACCCGCCATATCGATATCCGGGAGATGTCGGAGGACGGAAATCCCGGAACCTACAATGCATTCCGGTACGGCGGCGCAGTCTGTGGAACCTGTGTGCTGCTGCTGGAACTTTTGAAGGGATTTTTACCGGTGTGGCTGTGCGAGCGGACCGCCGGTCTGCAATCCCTGTGGTTTGCGGCAGTAATGGCGGCGCCTGTGCTGGGACACGCCTATTCCATTTATCACCGCGGGCGCGGCGGCAAGGCGATCGCGGTATCCTTCGGGGTTCTGCTGGGACTGGTGCCGGCGGGAATCTGGCAGCCGTTAGCGATGCTGGTGCTGTTTTATCTGCTGTTTTCACTTTTGCTTAAGATCAAAAGCCATGTGAGACGGAGTATTGTGACGTATCTGTGCTTTGCAGCGGGAACCTGTCTTGCGGTGGAGGAGCGGCCGGTTCTGATCGGAGGCCTGCTGATTGCCGAAACGGTTATCTACCGGCACACATTCGGATGCCCGGGGGAGGAAAAAAATGAATGTACTGATCTTATCATGTAA
- a CDS encoding CPBP family intramembrane glutamic endopeptidase: MKESIDCPKLVEQSKKVQKGQHWLVELLVFVTVYIIAAFGEMLILLPGELVLLNTNTAYQDAAASGDMEQLSEVSVQIAGSDAYAVLKLFSGIAMLLVVVLFCRKFQKRSFEMIGFVKEHALREYAIGLGLGVVFAVVTGGIAVAAGKAKLFTGTAPGMLVLFLLGYLIQGMAEELLYRSYLMVTIARRYSMTVAVLISAVIGALPYAAGAVEAPLAFLNGMLFGIFAALYLIRRGNIWGIGAFHAAWSFVRDIVFGTPDQVATAVVLLVGMILVGGKRPWGKAESCC, translated from the coding sequence ATGAAAGAGAGCATAGATTGTCCGAAGCTCGTTGAGCAGTCGAAAAAGGTACAGAAGGGGCAGCACTGGCTGGTGGAATTGCTGGTGTTTGTGACGGTGTACATCATTGCGGCATTTGGAGAGATGCTGATTCTGCTGCCGGGAGAGCTTGTGCTGCTGAATACGAACACGGCATATCAGGATGCGGCTGCCTCCGGGGATATGGAACAGCTGTCGGAGGTGTCGGTGCAGATTGCGGGTTCGGATGCCTACGCGGTGTTAAAGCTTTTTTCCGGAATTGCCATGCTTCTGGTGGTCGTCTTATTCTGCAGGAAGTTCCAGAAGCGCAGCTTTGAGATGATCGGTTTTGTGAAGGAGCACGCGCTGCGGGAATATGCCATTGGACTGGGACTTGGGGTGGTATTTGCGGTAGTCACGGGGGGTATCGCGGTGGCGGCGGGAAAAGCGAAGCTGTTTACCGGAACGGCGCCGGGGATGCTGGTGCTGTTTCTCCTGGGATATCTGATCCAGGGGATGGCGGAGGAGCTTTTGTACCGCAGTTACCTGATGGTAACGATCGCGCGGCGCTATTCGATGACGGTGGCGGTGCTTATCAGTGCGGTGATCGGTGCGCTTCCGTACGCGGCGGGAGCCGTGGAGGCGCCGCTTGCATTTTTAAACGGTATGCTGTTCGGTATTTTCGCGGCGCTTTATCTGATCCGGCGCGGAAATATATGGGGAATCGGAGCGTTTCACGCGGCGTGGAGTTTTGTGCGTGACATTGTTTTTGGGACACCGGATCAGGTGGCGACGGCGGTAGTGCTGCTTGTCGGAATGATACTTGTTGGAGGAAAAAGACCATGGGGGAAAGCGGAATCCTGCTGCTGA